The genomic region AAGCTGCGTGATGTGCTGCTGCGCCGGGAACCCGTGCTGGCCATGGGGCAGGCGCTGGCCGCCTGCCTGCGCTCCGGACTGGTCCAGGCGGGGGTGCCGGTGTGGCTGAACACGCCACTGCGCTCGCTGGTCGTCGAGGAGGGCCGGGTCATCGGGATCAAGGTCGACGGCGAGCAGGGGGAGCAGATCATCACCGCCCGGTGCGGGGTGCTGTTGGCCTGCGGTGGTTTCGAGCGCAACGACGAGCTGCGCAAGGCGCACCACCGGCAGCCCAGCTGCGCGGAGTGGACCGTGGGCGCGGAGGGCAACACCGGCGACGGCATCGAGGCGGCGCGCGGGCTGGGCGCGGCGGTGGAGCTGATGGACGAGGCGTGGTGGGGGCCGTCGATCCCGTTGGGCGGCGGCCCGTACTTCTGCCTCGCCGAGCGCACCCTGCCCGGCTGCCTGCTGGTCAACGGGGCCGGGCGGCGCTTCGTCAACGAGGCCGCGCCGTACGTGGACGCGGTGCACGCCATGTATGCGGACAACCTGCCCACCTGGTTGATCTGCGACCAGCGCTACCGCAACCGCTACCTGTTCGCCGGACTCCCGCCGCGCCAACCGTTCCCGGGGCGCTGGCTCAAGCTCGGCGTGGTGCGCAAGGCGGACAACCTCGAAGCCCTCGCCGCCCAGATCGAGGTGCCAGCCGAGGCGTTGAAGTCCACTGTGGACAGGTTCAACGGGTTCGTCCGCAACGGCGAGGACGAGGACTTCCACCGTGGCGAGTCGGCCTACGACCGCTACTACGGCGATCCCCGGCAACGCCCCAACCCGTGCCTGGGACCAGTGGACAAGGGACCGTTCTTCGCGATCCGGGTGGTGCCAGGCGATCTGGGCACCAAGGGCGGGTTGCGCACCGACGAGCACGCCAGGGTGCTGCGCGCCGACGGCTCGGCGATCCCCGGCCTGTACGCGGCCGGGAACACCAGTGCCGCGGTGATGGGCCGCACCTACGCCGGGGCCGGCGCGACCATCGGCCCGGCGATGACCTTCGGCTACCTGGCCGCGCTGGACGCGGCACGGACCAAGGCAGGAGGAAGCTGATGACCGCTGCATCCGACGAGGTGCGGTTGATCGAGTCCGGCGCGCCGCCGACCCGGTTCGCCCGCGGCTGGCACTGCCTCGGCCTGGCCGCTACCTTCCGCGACGGCAAACCCCATGCGGTGGAAGCCTTCGGCACCAAGCTGGTGGTCTTCCAGGGCGAGGACGACCGGCTGCACGTGCTGGACGCCTACTGCCGGCACATGGGCGGGGACCTCAGCCAGGGCACGGTGAAGGGCGCGAACATCGCCTGCCCGTTCCACGACTGGCGCTGGTCCGGCACCGGCCGCTGCGTGGAGATCCCTTACGCCAAAAGGGTTCCGCTGCGCGCGCGAACGCGGTCCTGGCTGACCCTTGAGGAGAACAAGCAGCTCTTCGTCTGGCACGACCCGCAGGGCAAGCCGCCGCCGGAGCACGTGGTGATCCCGCGGATCGAGGGCGCCTTCAGCGGCGAGTGGAGCAACTGGACCTGGGACTCGGTGCGCATCGACGGCTCGAACTGCCGGGAGATCATGGACAACGTGGTGGACATGGCGCACTTCTTCTACGTGCACTTCGCCTTCCCCACCTACTTCAAGAACGTCTTCGAGGGCCACATCGCCAGCCAGTACCTGACCACCCGCGGCCGCCCGGACGTGGCCGCGGTGTCCAACTACACCGGCGACGTCGAGGTCAAGTCCGAGGCTTCCTACTACGGCCCGTCCTACATGATCAACCACCTGGCCAACGACTACAAGGGCACCGTGATCGAGACGGTGCTGATCAACTGCCACTACCCGGTCAGCGCCAACTCCTTTGTGCTGCAATGGGGTGCGATCGTGAAGAAGCTGCCCGGCCTGACCGACGAGCACGCGGACAAGATCGCCGGGAAGTTCACCCGCGGCATCGGCGTCGGCTTCCTGCAGGACGTGGAGATCTGGAGGAACAAGGCGCGCATCGACAACCCGCTGCTGTGCGAGGAAGACGGCCCGGTGTACCAGCTGCGCCGCTGGTACGACCAGTTCTACGTGGACGCCGAGGAGGTCACCGAGGACATGGTGCGGCGCTTCGAGTTCGAGGTCGACACCAGCCGCGCGGTGGCCGCCTGGCAGCGCGAGGTGGAGCAGAACCTGGCCCGGCGGGACGGCGATGGGCGGTGACCGCGCGGACTACCTCTCCGGCGGGCTACGCCCGTTCACCTGTCCCGGCTGCGCCACCGTGGTGCTGGTGAAGAAGAACAGCCCCGAGCACACCAGCGTGCAGTGGACCACCGCCACCTCGGCCTGCCCGGAGCTGACCAGCAGCGACCGGCCGAGCGCCCAGGTCGTCGGCTGTCCCAGGTTGCGGGCCGGGATCGCGGCGGCGGTGGCCGAGGGCAGGCTGGCGGTGGGCGATGGCTGACCGCTTCCACCGGCTGCGGGTGGCCGCGGTGGTCGAGGAGACCGCGGACGCCCGGTCCCTGGTGTTCGAGCTGCCGCCGGAGCTCGCCGATCGCTT from Crossiella sp. CA-258035 harbors:
- the kstD gene encoding 3-oxosteroid 1-dehydrogenase, translated to MEVDLVVVGSGAAGLTAALTAADNGLTALVVEKSARYGGSTARSGGAIWLPGNSVLRAAGVAEPEGSAAAYLAHLLGDTVPEARWRALLTSGPDMLDLVLATTPLRLTWVPGYADYYPEAPGGLPGGRTVEPRPVSANSLGGEVEDLEPPYLSAQFGLTVTAADYRWLNLVLRHPRGLLRAARVGARKLRDVLLRREPVLAMGQALAACLRSGLVQAGVPVWLNTPLRSLVVEEGRVIGIKVDGEQGEQIITARCGVLLACGGFERNDELRKAHHRQPSCAEWTVGAEGNTGDGIEAARGLGAAVELMDEAWWGPSIPLGGGPYFCLAERTLPGCLLVNGAGRRFVNEAAPYVDAVHAMYADNLPTWLICDQRYRNRYLFAGLPPRQPFPGRWLKLGVVRKADNLEALAAQIEVPAEALKSTVDRFNGFVRNGEDEDFHRGESAYDRYYGDPRQRPNPCLGPVDKGPFFAIRVVPGDLGTKGGLRTDEHARVLRADGSAIPGLYAAGNTSAAVMGRTYAGAGATIGPAMTFGYLAALDAARTKAGGS
- a CDS encoding Rieske 2Fe-2S domain-containing protein; translated protein: MTAASDEVRLIESGAPPTRFARGWHCLGLAATFRDGKPHAVEAFGTKLVVFQGEDDRLHVLDAYCRHMGGDLSQGTVKGANIACPFHDWRWSGTGRCVEIPYAKRVPLRARTRSWLTLEENKQLFVWHDPQGKPPPEHVVIPRIEGAFSGEWSNWTWDSVRIDGSNCREIMDNVVDMAHFFYVHFAFPTYFKNVFEGHIASQYLTTRGRPDVAAVSNYTGDVEVKSEASYYGPSYMINHLANDYKGTVIETVLINCHYPVSANSFVLQWGAIVKKLPGLTDEHADKIAGKFTRGIGVGFLQDVEIWRNKARIDNPLLCEEDGPVYQLRRWYDQFYVDAEEVTEDMVRRFEFEVDTSRAVAAWQREVEQNLARRDGDGR